A single genomic interval of Xiphophorus couchianus chromosome 2, X_couchianus-1.0, whole genome shotgun sequence harbors:
- the dnaaf4 gene encoding dynein axonemal assembly factor 4 isoform X2 — protein MPLHVTDYTWTQTDSTVHISVPLKGATAAGVDIVSTEEYLKVHFPPFLFEAFLFEPIDDDRSSAKVGNGVAVFTLPKKTHKVWEHLMITTDDKETKKEIRERALLTQEQKLSAELKQKAEKRQAEKKYALETMMKLEKVERDRIQQMKDAEREKTTAELAAWQLRQKQEAEKAQQNQNHQIQRNPDTKTPGSRQTDIRKNKQVHSDAEKKKKKIRAQLPPPRTCGNIPVTFTPRVFPTALRESRVPEEEEWLKKQAEARRAMSAELEELEDLTEEERNPDWLKQKGDKCFSNGDYVGAVNAYTLGIRLNRKLPALYSNRAACHLKLRNLHKAIEDSSKALDLLTPAVSANAAARVRARVRRGSAFCQLELYTEGLLFPTARL, from the exons ATGCCACTGCACGTGACCGACTACACGTGGACCCAGACGGACTCCACGGTCCACATCAGCGTGCCTTTGAAGGGAGCGACGGCTGCTGGAGTGGACATCGTGTCAACGGAGGAGTATCTAAAG GTCCATTTTCCTCCCTTCCTGTTTGAGGCCTTCCTGTTCGAACCCATCGATGATGACAGAAGCTCGGCGAAAGTCGGAAACGGCGTCGCTGTTTTCACTTTACCAAAAAAGACTCACAAAGTCTGGGAGCATCTGATGATAACCACAG AtgataaagaaacaaagaaggagATCAGAGAGAGAGCTTTACTGACACAGGAGCAGAAACTTTCTGCAGAGTTGAAACAAAAAGCTGAGAAACGGCAAGCAGAGAAGAAATATGCTCTGGAGACGATGATGAAg CTGGAGAAGGTGGAAAGAGACAGAATCCAGCAGATGAAGGACGCAGAGCGAGAGAAAACGACGGCAGAGCTGGCAGCGTGGCAGCTGAggcagaaacaggaagcagagaaagcccaacagaaccagaaccatcagatCCAACGGAACCCAGACACAAAGACACCTGGAAGCAGACAAACGGATATCAGGAAGAACAAACAAG TTCACAGCGatgcagagaagaagaagaagaagatccGAGCCCAGCTGCCTCCTCCCAGAACCTGCGGAAACATTCCAGTTACGTTCACCCCTCGAGTTTTCCCGACAGCTCTCCGAGAGTCACGGGTTCCCGAAGAGGAAGAG TGGCTGAAGAAGCAGGCTGAGGCAAGGCGAGCGATGAGTgcggagctggaggagctggaggacctGACGGAGGAGGAGAGGAACCCCGACTGGCTGAAGCAGAAGGGCGA CAAGTGTTTCTCAAACGGAGACTACGTGGGAGCGGTGAATGCGTACACTCTGGGGATCCGCCTCAACAGGAAGTTGCCTGCTCTCTACTCAAACAGAGCGGCGTGTCACCTGAAGCTCAGGAATCTGCACAAAGCCATCGAGGACTCCTCCAAG GCTCTGGACCTGTTGACCCCGGCCGTTTCTGCCAACGCTGCAGCCAGAGTCCGAGCCAGAGTCCGCCGAGGATCCGCATTCTGCCAGCTGGAGCTCTACACTGAAGGTCTGCTGTTTCC GACTGCAAGACTATGA
- the dnaaf4 gene encoding dynein axonemal assembly factor 4 isoform X1: MPLHVTDYTWTQTDSTVHISVPLKGATAAGVDIVSTEEYLKVHFPPFLFEAFLFEPIDDDRSSAKVGNGVAVFTLPKKTHKVWEHLMITTDDKETKKEIRERALLTQEQKLSAELKQKAEKRQAEKKYALETMMKLEKVERDRIQQMKDAEREKTTAELAAWQLRQKQEAEKAQQNQNHQIQRNPDTKTPGSRQTDIRKNKQVHSDAEKKKKKIRAQLPPPRTCGNIPVTFTPRVFPTALRESRVPEEEEWLKKQAEARRAMSAELEELEDLTEEERNPDWLKQKGDKCFSNGDYVGAVNAYTLGIRLNRKLPALYSNRAACHLKLRNLHKAIEDSSKALDLLTPAVSANAAARVRARVRRGSAFCQLELYTEGLQDYEAALKIEPHNEALQRDAQIIRDIIQGSAGQNGTQ; this comes from the exons ATGCCACTGCACGTGACCGACTACACGTGGACCCAGACGGACTCCACGGTCCACATCAGCGTGCCTTTGAAGGGAGCGACGGCTGCTGGAGTGGACATCGTGTCAACGGAGGAGTATCTAAAG GTCCATTTTCCTCCCTTCCTGTTTGAGGCCTTCCTGTTCGAACCCATCGATGATGACAGAAGCTCGGCGAAAGTCGGAAACGGCGTCGCTGTTTTCACTTTACCAAAAAAGACTCACAAAGTCTGGGAGCATCTGATGATAACCACAG AtgataaagaaacaaagaaggagATCAGAGAGAGAGCTTTACTGACACAGGAGCAGAAACTTTCTGCAGAGTTGAAACAAAAAGCTGAGAAACGGCAAGCAGAGAAGAAATATGCTCTGGAGACGATGATGAAg CTGGAGAAGGTGGAAAGAGACAGAATCCAGCAGATGAAGGACGCAGAGCGAGAGAAAACGACGGCAGAGCTGGCAGCGTGGCAGCTGAggcagaaacaggaagcagagaaagcccaacagaaccagaaccatcagatCCAACGGAACCCAGACACAAAGACACCTGGAAGCAGACAAACGGATATCAGGAAGAACAAACAAG TTCACAGCGatgcagagaagaagaagaagaagatccGAGCCCAGCTGCCTCCTCCCAGAACCTGCGGAAACATTCCAGTTACGTTCACCCCTCGAGTTTTCCCGACAGCTCTCCGAGAGTCACGGGTTCCCGAAGAGGAAGAG TGGCTGAAGAAGCAGGCTGAGGCAAGGCGAGCGATGAGTgcggagctggaggagctggaggacctGACGGAGGAGGAGAGGAACCCCGACTGGCTGAAGCAGAAGGGCGA CAAGTGTTTCTCAAACGGAGACTACGTGGGAGCGGTGAATGCGTACACTCTGGGGATCCGCCTCAACAGGAAGTTGCCTGCTCTCTACTCAAACAGAGCGGCGTGTCACCTGAAGCTCAGGAATCTGCACAAAGCCATCGAGGACTCCTCCAAG GCTCTGGACCTGTTGACCCCGGCCGTTTCTGCCAACGCTGCAGCCAGAGTCCGAGCCAGAGTCCGCCGAGGATCCGCATTCTGCCAGCTGGAGCTCTACACTGAAG GACTGCAAGACTATGAAGCAGCTCTGAAGATCGAGCCCCACAATGAGGCGCTGCAGAGGGACGCCCAGATAATCCGAGACATAATCCAAGGTTCTGCTGGACAAAATGGGACACAGTGA
- the LOC114151569 gene encoding homeobox protein DBX1-B-like: MMFPCSALPPPLYPGFLRPPAALSSPLGRSLPSGFLVEDLLRLSQPVGYIHRAFSSGNPGELIQLGPGLGASARPEPPNRTGSPHTGCSDSGYLKFGVSTILAPSTRSVQSLQTKSLPFFDGNFHPLIRASYFSASSSSSSVVPVPGTFSWPLAPRGKPRRGMLRRAVFSDLQRKALERTFQKQKYISKPDRKKLASKLGLKDSQVKIWFQNRRMKWRNSKERELLSTGGCRQQTLPTKTNPHPDLTDVGSTFCKRLTRSAADSQESHPHHHHHHHQIPSFPSDVSKQSESDGEEITVS; the protein is encoded by the exons ATGATGTTCCCGTGCAGCGCGCTGCCGCCGCCTCTCTACCCGGGCTTCCTGCGCCCTCCCGCGGCTCTCTCCTCGCCCCTCGGCCGCTCGCTGCCCTCCGGCTTCCTGGTGGAGGATCTGCTGCGGCTGAGCCAGCCTGTCGGCTACATCCACCGGGCCTTCTCCTCCGGGAACCCCGGGGAGCTTATCCAACTCGGCCCGGGGCTGGGAGCTTCTGCTCGCCCGGAACCACCGAACCGAACCGGGTCGCCGCACACGGGCTGCTCGGACTCGGGATACCTGAAGTTCGGCGTCAGTACCATCCTGGCCCCGTCCACACGGAGCG ttcAGAGTCTTCAGACGAAGTCGCTGCCGTTCTTTGACGGAAACTTTCATCCTCTCATCAGAGCCTCGTACTTCTCAG cctcctcctcctcttcttctgtggttccAGTCCCAGGAACGTTTTCTTGGCCCCTGGCCCCCCGGGGGAAGCCCAGGAGGGGCATGCTGCGGCGGGCCGTGTTCTCGGACCTCCAGAGGAAGGCGCTGGAGAGAACCTTCCAGAAACAGAAGTACATCAGCAAACCAGACAGGAAGAAACTGGCCAGTAAACTGGGACTGAAGGACTCACAG GTGAAGATCTGGTTTCAGAACCGCAGGATGAAGTGGAGGAACTCCAAGGAACGCGAGTTGCTTTCGACGGGCGGCTGCCGCCAGCAGACCCTCCCCACCAAAACCAATCCCCACCCGGATCTGACCGACGTGGGCAGCACTTTCTGCAAGCGGCTGACCCGAAGTGCAGCCGACAGCCAGGAGTCGCATccccaccaccatcatcatcatcaccagaTCCCATCCTTTCCATCAGATGTGAGCAAACAGTCAGAGTCCGACGGCGAAGAAATCACGGTTTCATAA